The following proteins come from a genomic window of Crassostrea angulata isolate pt1a10 chromosome 1, ASM2561291v2, whole genome shotgun sequence:
- the LOC128172607 gene encoding tetraspanin-9-like: MGYKSGSGLPVKEIVFGISNTIFLLMGLAVFIVGVYLKVSRSVYTELLDSREFETGTALCVSAGIIVVVVSLIGFWGLWMKSKFILSLYFFSVLIIFCLEIAAGIIAYIYRNKIEEIIEEDLRTGLKDTKRRIAWDTVQEKYECCGVHNYTDWMGVYDVNVPSSIPDSCCGYPDCGESGSMAAWRIGCVEDAKDWLKENYLLLGLVCVVIGAIHVLLLIVTAALIILLRLNG; the protein is encoded by the exons ATGGGCTACAAAAGCGGTTCAG GATTGCCAGTGAAGGAGATCGTGTTTGGGATTTCCAACACAATATTTCTG TTGATGGGCCTGGCAGTATTCATTGTGGGCGTTTACCTGAAGGTCTCACGATCCGTGTATACTGAACTCCTGGACAGCCGTGAATTCGAGACGGGCACCGCCTTATGTGTGTCCGCAGGAATCATTGTTGTGGTGGTCTCCTTAATAGGATTCTGGGGGCTATGGATGAAGAGTAAATTCATTCTCAGTTTG TACTTTTTCTCGGTCCTTATTATCTTCTGTCTAGAGATTGCTGCAGGAATTATCGCATAcatttacagaaacaaa ATAGAGGAGATAATTGAGGAGGATTTGAGGACCGGGCTAAAAGACACAAAGAGGAGAATAGCCTGGGACACAGTGCAAGAAAAG TATGAATGCTGTGGAGTTCATAATTACACGGATTGGATGGGCGTCTACGATGTAAATGTTCCCTCTTCTATTCCGGACTCCTGTTGTGGATATCCAGATTGTGGGGAGTCTGGATCAATGGCTGCCTGGAGGATT ggtTGTGTTGAAGATGCCAAGGACTGGCTGAAGGAGAACTACTTACTCCTGGGACTTGTGTGTGTGGTGATCGGGGCCATTCAT GTTTTGTTGTTGATTGTGACAGCAGCTCTAATTATTCTCCTGAGGTTGAATGGCTGA
- the LOC128172524 gene encoding uncharacterized protein LOC128172524: MGKRKSSKMFNLFSRFGRRRQRRSEVDVVDIDTFSSVITDCQPSTSTAPYPTDYYAVYSESSASSSLMSVLEFLREKDNDTSKTQPESEMPSGRGKCPPGAGKHSKKVRESPQKIENVATKARDLHIPSGEGKSCGAGKKSKMVSVQESPKGADNKAKDVTHLFLARESGPPPKQPPPKPVRLSFFERLKRLGKNKVAPQPRVEEKSSVKISIVPELAGFRGEFLASTVELPEAEASSAESSVDLSRLSPAPAVVQDYYPSTLVGFFERGC; encoded by the exons ATGGGAAAGCGAAAATCTTCGaagatgtttaatttatttagtCGTTTTGGAAGAAGGCGACAAAGAAGGAGTGAGGTAGATGTTGTAGATATAGACACTTTCTCGTCTGTTATTACAGACTGCCAGCCCTCTACATCTACGGCACCTTATCCTACAGATTATTATGCAGTTTATTCGGAATCGTCCGCGAGTTCGTCTTTGATGTCAGTTCTAGAATTCTTAAGGGAAAAAGACAACGACACCTCAAAGACACAGCCGGAAAGTGAAATGCCAAGTGGAAGAGGAAAATGTCCCCCAGGAGCAGGCAAACATTCTAAAAAGGTTCGAGAATCTCCACAGAAAATAGAAAATGTcgccacaaaggcacgagaccTTCATATCCCAAGTGGAGAAGGCAAATCATGCGGAGCAGGCAAAAAATCTAAAATGGTGTCGGTTCAGGAGTCTCCCAAAGGAGCAGACAATAAAGCCAAAGACGTCACTCATTTATTCCTTGCAAGAGAGTCCGGCCCACCCCCCAAACAGCCGCCACCGAAGCCTGTTCGATTATCTTTCTTTGAAAGATTAAAGAGATTAGGCAAAAATAAAGTCGCACCCCAGCCTAGAGTGGAGGAAAAGTCCAGCGTCAAAATCAGCATTGTGCCGGAACTGGCTGGATTCAGAGGGGAGTTCCTGGCTTCCACTGTTGAATTACCTGAAGCAGAAGCTAGTAGTGCTGAGTCGTCTGTAGATTTGTCGAGGCTCAGTCCTGCCCCAGCAGTCGTTCAGGACTACTACCCCAGCACCCTTGTTGGCTTTTTTGAGCG ggggtgctga